The Methanothermobacter sp. genome includes a window with the following:
- a CDS encoding carbohydrate kinase family protein produces the protein MSVVSVGTCNMDFIFRVPRFVEPDSEMNIEDLHVIPGGSAFNFAMWISHLGFKAGIVSSVGRDVYGDMITSLLESRGVDTSCISREGETTGMAFISVDGAGRRSIYSYMGANASLKIGEVESEYIMAADAVHLSGCYIEVASAVSGIRNISFSPGTLLASYGIERLSDVLERTTIIFLNDYELEMLTGSRRSGIKRLLEAGAGNVVVTHGPMGASFFSEDHSETLEIEAEDALDTTGAGDAFAAGFMSTWLRGSEPVECLRNGHRVALMVISRMGAF, from the coding sequence ATGAGTGTTGTCAGTGTTGGAACCTGCAACATGGATTTTATTTTTCGGGTGCCCAGATTCGTTGAACCGGACTCCGAGATGAACATAGAAGATTTACATGTCATTCCAGGGGGGTCTGCGTTCAACTTTGCCATGTGGATCTCCCACCTTGGATTTAAGGCGGGGATTGTGTCATCGGTTGGCAGGGACGTTTACGGTGACATGATCACGTCCCTTCTGGAATCGAGGGGCGTTGATACATCCTGCATATCGAGGGAGGGTGAAACAACTGGTATGGCCTTCATATCCGTGGATGGAGCTGGCAGGAGGTCCATTTATTCCTACATGGGTGCAAACGCCAGTCTAAAGATTGGTGAGGTAGAATCTGAATATATAATGGCTGCAGATGCAGTTCATCTCAGCGGCTGCTACATTGAGGTTGCCAGCGCGGTTTCAGGTATCAGGAACATCTCATTTAGCCCAGGCACACTCCTTGCCTCATATGGTATTGAGAGGCTTTCAGATGTTCTTGAGAGAACCACCATAATATTCCTGAATGATTATGAGCTTGAGATGCTGACTGGCTCCAGGAGATCTGGAATTAAGAGACTTCTTGAGGCCGGGGCTGGAAACGTTGTTGTAACCCATGGACCCATGGGCGCATCCTTCTTTTCAGAGGACCACTCAGAGACATTGGAAATTGAGGCTGAAGATGCGCTGGATACCACCGGGGCAGGGGACGCCTTTGCAGCGGGTTTCATGTCAACGTGGCTTAGAGGTTCGGAACCAGTGGAATGCCTTAGAAACGGTCACAGAGTGGCCCTCATGGTTATTTCAAGGATGGGCGCATTTTAG
- a CDS encoding septum site-determining protein MinD, with the protein MTRVITVASGKGGVGKTTITANLGVALSTYGERVVVLDADIAMANLELILGMEGKSVTLHDVLAGNASIEDAVYEGPNGVRVVPAGISLEGLRNVKLDRLEDALAYLIEDTDILLIDAPAGLEKDAVAALAAADELLLVTTPEVPSISDALKTKIVASKLGINIIGVVINREQYDKTFLSVEEVETILEVPVIAVIPDDPEVSRAAAFGEPIVIKNPKSPASNSLMKLAADLIGEDYQPIEPDKQGVIAKLISGLMGRR; encoded by the coding sequence ATGACAAGAGTGATTACAGTCGCATCAGGTAAGGGAGGTGTGGGGAAGACAACCATCACTGCTAACCTGGGTGTTGCCCTCTCAACCTACGGTGAAAGGGTTGTTGTGCTTGACGCTGATATAGCAATGGCAAACCTTGAACTCATCCTGGGGATGGAGGGAAAATCCGTCACACTTCATGATGTTCTCGCAGGTAACGCTTCAATTGAGGACGCGGTTTATGAGGGTCCCAATGGCGTGAGGGTGGTACCTGCAGGCATATCCCTTGAGGGGCTCAGAAACGTTAAACTTGACCGCCTTGAGGATGCCCTCGCATATCTCATAGAGGATACTGATATACTCCTTATAGATGCTCCAGCAGGCCTTGAGAAGGACGCTGTTGCCGCACTTGCAGCTGCAGATGAACTTCTGCTTGTCACAACACCCGAGGTGCCATCAATAAGTGACGCCCTCAAAACAAAGATCGTCGCAAGTAAACTCGGCATCAACATAATAGGTGTTGTCATAAACCGTGAGCAGTACGATAAAACCTTCCTGAGTGTTGAGGAGGTTGAGACAATACTTGAGGTTCCTGTTATTGCGGTGATACCTGATGATCCTGAGGTGAGCAGGGCAGCAGCCTTTGGTGAGCCCATAGTCATTAAGAATCCAAAGTCACCTGCAAGCAATTCCCTGATGAAACTTGCAGCGGACCTCATCGGTGAGGACTATCAGCCAATAGAACCAGACAAGCAGGGTGTTATCGCCAAACTCATAAGCGGTCTGATGGGGCGAAGGTGA
- a CDS encoding DUF2226 domain-containing protein has protein sequence MELPITKPSKISYGDEIDFSELLEKLASDEYNGFIRITHASDEGYILFRDGVHVAASYDRFMKEEALERIMEVADKTDTLIELFDLKRSQLDYLMDINRIYTIEQRDERVIEPQAVEEEDYFNPKEASYRQPIADERIPETSQVVSTTPEIEDTEFTGDMEGENVESTETQSIPESEVTPEVNQETQTLESEDSPEISVADELADSDTREEEGLENEASESMDASTSKPLSRDELMKKYGLRDIGEEEVEKVLETYKGGAITDIDPERVELTLMNKIKMSILGIPRIKGAEVIVFLDNTYDLSGRIKIMVEHEGKGIFSRIMGDSKEEENLKFHIMDIVEMELRKTFRDFPEIVDNFEVSIEVR, from the coding sequence ATGGAGCTTCCGATAACCAAACCATCCAAGATTTCATACGGCGATGAGATAGATTTCAGTGAACTTCTTGAAAAACTTGCCTCAGATGAATACAATGGATTCATAAGGATTACACATGCATCCGATGAAGGCTACATTCTATTCAGGGATGGGGTACACGTTGCAGCATCATACGACAGATTCATGAAGGAGGAAGCTCTTGAAAGGATAATGGAAGTGGCCGATAAAACCGATACCCTCATAGAACTCTTTGATCTTAAAAGATCACAGCTGGATTACCTCATGGATATAAACAGGATCTACACAATAGAGCAAAGAGATGAGAGGGTAATCGAGCCTCAGGCGGTGGAAGAGGAAGACTACTTCAATCCAAAGGAGGCAAGCTACAGGCAGCCCATAGCAGATGAAAGGATCCCCGAAACATCTCAAGTAGTCAGCACCACCCCTGAGATTGAAGATACTGAATTCACGGGTGATATGGAAGGTGAAAATGTAGAATCAACTGAAACCCAGTCTATACCTGAGTCTGAAGTTACACCGGAAGTTAATCAAGAAACCCAAACTTTAGAGTCTGAAGATTCCCCTGAAATTTCCGTTGCTGATGAACTGGCTGATTCGGACACCAGAGAGGAAGAGGGACTGGAGAATGAAGCTTCAGAATCCATGGACGCGTCCACCTCAAAACCCCTCAGCAGAGACGAGCTGATGAAAAAGTATGGCCTCAGGGATATAGGTGAAGAGGAGGTCGAAAAGGTCCTTGAGACGTATAAGGGTGGTGCAATCACAGATATCGATCCTGAACGGGTTGAACTGACCCTTATGAATAAAATAAAAATGTCTATACTGGGAATACCCCGTATAAAGGGTGCTGAAGTGATAGTTTTCCTTGACAACACATACGACCTCAGTGGAAGGATAAAGATAATGGTTGAACATGAGGGTAAGGGTATCTTCTCAAGGATCATGGGGGACTCCAAGGAGGAGGAGAACCTCAAGTTTCATATAATGGACATCGTTGAGATGGAACTCAGGAAAACATTCAGGGATTTCCCTGAGATAGTGGATAACTTTGAGGTGAGTATTGAGGTGCGGTGA
- a CDS encoding cell division protein SepF — MRDILEMLKKSVGLDEEVKEPEETETIIVPEHSFYEIILLKAKSTGDVDDALSQVTEEKNPVILDLTEIQRDNPSDFKTVGERIKDLRENHGAEAILLCNKEKNVVIITPREIKLIRKG, encoded by the coding sequence TTGAGGGACATTCTCGAAATGCTGAAGAAAAGTGTGGGACTTGATGAGGAAGTTAAGGAACCTGAGGAGACGGAAACCATAATAGTGCCAGAGCATTCCTTCTACGAGATCATTCTCCTGAAGGCAAAATCTACTGGGGATGTGGACGATGCCCTCTCACAGGTGACCGAGGAAAAGAATCCGGTTATACTTGATCTCACCGAGATCCAGAGAGATAATCCATCGGATTTCAAGACAGTGGGGGAACGCATAAAGGATCTCAGGGAGAATCATGGTGCAGAGGCGATACTTCTCTGCAATAAGGAGAAGAATGTGGTGATAATAACTCCACGGGAAATTAAACTCATCAGAAAGGGGTAG
- a CDS encoding DUF1611 domain-containing protein: MHILSSVEELRELNPFIIIGCGGGGEKFANFEGVEPVGFVDDDPRKHGKDFCGFKVSSSLLKLIHETEARSVAIMLPIGAEGTALKYAVQAINEGKNVVTSFRSLPLADNTSLIKFAEQMNVTIKEISPRLDNVRKIFGVAPPRCTEVLPKIKYRHRAPVVFVGGTSQECGKRTTTRLLGKEAKERGLEAGVISTDEMGLEQPVDINFRAGSLSVMDVAAAVMGSVKYLEEEKDPDIIFIEGQSSLTERKNPHPRGLSASILIGAMPDVTVLCHRPNHPYRKPRGIKEEIRAIEAIEPTRVIGISLNLRNMNDRSIMERYEARFGLPVVDVKNGGASRLMDVIMEHIGEI, translated from the coding sequence TTGCACATATTATCTTCTGTCGAGGAACTGAGGGAGCTGAATCCGTTTATAATCATTGGATGTGGTGGTGGAGGAGAAAAATTCGCAAATTTTGAGGGAGTTGAACCCGTCGGATTTGTTGACGATGACCCCAGAAAGCATGGAAAGGACTTCTGCGGATTTAAGGTATCATCAAGCCTCCTTAAGCTTATACATGAGACCGAGGCAAGAAGTGTTGCAATAATGCTCCCCATAGGTGCAGAGGGCACCGCCCTCAAGTACGCTGTGCAGGCGATAAATGAGGGTAAAAATGTCGTGACCTCATTCAGATCACTCCCACTGGCAGATAACACTTCACTCATAAAATTTGCAGAACAGATGAATGTAACAATCAAGGAGATAAGCCCCCGCCTTGACAACGTAAGGAAAATATTCGGGGTTGCACCCCCACGCTGCACAGAGGTACTCCCAAAGATAAAATACAGGCACAGAGCGCCTGTGGTATTTGTTGGGGGCACCTCACAGGAGTGCGGCAAACGTACAACCACAAGGCTCCTGGGAAAGGAGGCGAAGGAAAGGGGCCTTGAGGCGGGAGTTATCTCGACCGATGAGATGGGTCTTGAACAGCCGGTTGACATAAATTTCCGGGCAGGAAGCCTCTCTGTTATGGATGTTGCAGCGGCTGTTATGGGTTCGGTGAAGTACCTTGAGGAGGAGAAGGATCCTGATATAATATTCATAGAGGGCCAGTCAAGTCTCACCGAAAGGAAAAACCCCCACCCGAGGGGTTTATCGGCCTCAATACTTATAGGGGCGATGCCAGACGTTACGGTCCTCTGTCACAGGCCAAACCATCCCTACAGAAAACCAAGGGGGATAAAGGAGGAGATAAGGGCCATAGAGGCAATCGAGCCAACTAGAGTTATAGGGATTTCCTTAAATTTAAGAAACATGAATGACAGATCAATAATGGAAAGGTATGAGGCACGCTTTGGGCTTCCTGTTGTTGATGTTAAGAATGGGGGGGCTTCAAGATTAATGGATGTGATCATGGAGCACATAGGGGAGATTTAG
- a CDS encoding roadblock/LC7 domain-containing protein has protein sequence MIARILKDLGRINGVNGSLVVGKDGLVIESEVPSDIDGELVAAMASAVFGTAERSAEEIKHEPLEQVMIEGTRGKTLMIDAGEGILVLITDVDINLGLIRIEMRRSAERVKDLLT, from the coding sequence ATGATAGCAAGAATACTTAAAGATTTAGGTAGGATCAATGGGGTAAATGGTTCCCTTGTTGTTGGTAAGGATGGTCTTGTAATCGAAAGTGAGGTTCCATCCGATATAGACGGGGAACTGGTCGCTGCAATGGCTTCAGCAGTTTTCGGTACTGCAGAAAGGTCCGCCGAGGAAATAAAGCATGAGCCCCTTGAACAGGTTATGATTGAGGGTACCAGGGGTAAGACCCTCATGATAGATGCCGGGGAGGGAATACTTGTACTGATAACCGACGTTGATATAAATCTTGGTCTTATCCGTATTGAGATGAGGAGAAGTGCCGAACGCGTTAAGGATCTCCTTACATAA
- a CDS encoding 3H domain-containing protein: MRKPYVILIGSASGIGKSTVASELARELNIKHLIETDFIREIVRGIIGPDYAPALHKSSFDAYTTLRDKERFRNNNIDSLICAGFEEHASFVIPAVEKVIERAVADSDDVTIEGVHLLPGLLDIEKFEENASIHFFVLSAEENVHKERFVKRAMEVKRGGKHLEYFRENRVIHDYLVRKAREHDVPVINNDDIRCTIKRMLSFIRENCAEVTLQHPVERLGEVIEIIIKRHGGRIVDVSYPIPGFSQPLKREVNVYDPVEAERFLKRLNESPKRKRDLERLYTLSDNIHSHRICAPDPENLQAILNELEESGLIYRGEN; this comes from the coding sequence TTGAGAAAACCCTATGTGATACTTATAGGAAGTGCTTCAGGGATTGGAAAGTCCACGGTTGCATCGGAACTTGCCAGGGAGTTAAACATAAAGCACCTTATAGAAACGGATTTCATAAGGGAGATCGTAAGGGGCATAATCGGGCCGGATTATGCTCCCGCACTCCATAAGTCCTCATTTGATGCCTACACAACACTGAGAGACAAGGAGCGCTTCCGTAACAACAACATTGATTCCCTGATATGTGCTGGGTTTGAGGAGCACGCCTCATTCGTTATTCCCGCAGTTGAGAAGGTTATTGAAAGGGCTGTTGCTGACTCGGATGATGTGACCATAGAGGGCGTCCACCTCCTGCCCGGCCTCCTGGACATTGAGAAATTTGAGGAAAACGCATCAATTCATTTTTTTGTCCTCTCTGCCGAGGAGAATGTCCATAAGGAGCGCTTCGTTAAGAGGGCCATGGAGGTAAAGAGAGGTGGAAAACACCTTGAATACTTCCGTGAGAACCGTGTCATACATGACTACCTTGTAAGAAAGGCGAGGGAGCATGACGTGCCGGTGATCAACAACGACGACATAAGGTGCACCATCAAAAGGATGCTGTCATTCATAAGGGAAAACTGCGCCGAGGTAACGCTTCAGCACCCTGTTGAACGCCTCGGTGAGGTTATAGAAATTATCATTAAGAGGCATGGCGGAAGAATCGTCGACGTATCCTATCCAATACCTGGATTTTCACAGCCACTCAAGCGTGAGGTCAATGTATACGACCCGGTTGAGGCTGAAAGGTTTCTCAAGCGGTTAAATGAGAGTCCGAAGCGAAAAAGAGATCTTGAAAGGCTTTACACGCTTTCAGATAATATCCACAGCCACAGGATATGTGCACCTGATCCGGAAAATCTTCAGGCAATACTGAATGAACTTGAGGAAAGTGGACTTATCTATAGGGGAGAGAACTAA
- a CDS encoding ZPR1 zinc finger domain-containing protein, translating into MNQQDMKIDCPVCSGEKFMTAISRVEKIPYFGEIMESILICSRCGYRSTDIICLEQKEPSRYTIEVGDRTLNARVVKSQSATIRIPELGLKVEPGPRSTGYISNIEGVVERFETAVKTAINLFEEDESKEKASEILEMLREVRGGKRNVTVIIEDPFGQSFVGHPRAVREKLSDEEIRSLKTGFLVFESDEIDEED; encoded by the coding sequence TTGAACCAGCAGGATATGAAGATCGACTGCCCAGTCTGCAGTGGAGAGAAGTTTATGACCGCCATCAGTAGGGTTGAAAAGATCCCCTACTTCGGTGAGATAATGGAATCCATACTCATCTGCAGCAGGTGTGGCTACAGAAGCACAGATATAATCTGCCTAGAGCAGAAGGAACCATCAAGGTACACAATCGAGGTGGGTGATAGAACACTCAACGCAAGGGTCGTTAAGTCCCAGTCAGCAACCATAAGGATACCTGAACTCGGACTCAAGGTTGAACCTGGCCCCAGGTCAACAGGTTACATCTCCAACATTGAGGGCGTTGTTGAGAGATTTGAAACCGCCGTTAAAACAGCCATCAACCTCTTTGAGGAGGATGAATCAAAAGAAAAGGCCTCAGAGATCCTTGAAATGCTCCGTGAAGTTCGCGGGGGAAAAAGGAATGTCACAGTTATAATTGAGGATCCCTTCGGGCAGAGTTTTGTTGGCCACCCCCGTGCTGTTAGGGAAAAGCTTTCAGATGAAGAAATAAGATCCCTCAAGACAGGATTTTTGGTTTTTGAGTCAGATGAGATTGATGAGGAGGATTAG
- the nadC gene encoding carboxylating nicotinate-nucleotide diphosphorylase yields the protein MIDILREMIRVDVGFEDITTEALVERGTVAAADVIAGEDGIIAGVDVAGIIAAEFGIEIERLKMDGDPVKAGERVISLEGEASDILKIERTMLNLMMRMSGIATLTRSMLERVRAVNPDIRIAATRKTTPGLQWFEKQAVKIGGGDTHRFRLDDCAMIKDNHIAIAGSVGDAVRRVKEHVSFTKKVEVEVERPGDALLAADAGADIILLDNMNPGDVRKALEELESAGLRDRVIVEASGGIKPENIDLYASTGVDVISMGFITTSAHPVDLSLEIRELK from the coding sequence ATGATTGACATTCTCAGGGAAATGATCAGGGTAGACGTGGGGTTTGAGGATATAACAACCGAGGCACTTGTTGAAAGGGGCACAGTGGCAGCGGCGGATGTCATAGCAGGAGAGGATGGCATAATTGCAGGTGTGGACGTTGCAGGGATCATAGCCGCGGAATTTGGAATCGAAATAGAAAGGCTGAAAATGGATGGTGATCCGGTTAAAGCCGGTGAAAGGGTTATAAGCCTCGAGGGGGAAGCTTCAGATATCCTGAAGATCGAGAGGACAATGCTGAACCTCATGATGAGAATGAGCGGCATAGCCACCCTCACACGAAGCATGCTGGAGCGGGTGAGGGCAGTGAACCCCGATATAAGGATAGCAGCCACCAGGAAGACAACTCCTGGACTGCAGTGGTTTGAAAAGCAGGCAGTTAAAATTGGTGGTGGGGACACACATCGCTTCAGGCTTGATGACTGTGCAATGATCAAGGACAACCACATAGCAATCGCTGGAAGTGTGGGGGACGCGGTGAGGCGGGTTAAGGAACATGTGAGTTTCACAAAGAAGGTTGAGGTTGAGGTTGAAAGGCCAGGTGACGCTTTACTGGCGGCAGATGCAGGGGCCGACATCATTCTGCTTGATAATATGAACCCCGGGGACGTCAGGAAGGCACTGGAAGAACTCGAAAGTGCCGGACTGAGGGACAGGGTGATTGTTGAGGCATCGGGGGGTATAAAACCTGAAAATATAGATCTTTATGCTTCCACTGGAGTTGATGTGATATCAATGGGGTTTATAACCACATCAGCCCATCCAGTTGACCTCAGCCTTGAGATAAGGGAACTGAAATGA
- the rnz gene encoding ribonuclease Z: protein MEVTFLGTSSAVPSKNRNHTSIALRIPGEVFLFDCGEGTQRQMALAGISPMKVTRMFITHLHGDHILGIPGMIQSMGFRGRQEPLEIYGPPGIHELHESIMKLGYFTLDFDIHVHEVKGGTVLEEEDYRITSAPASHSVFNLAYCFEEKKRPRFLREKAIELGLKPGPAFGKLHRGIPVRVGDRIIKPEEVLGSPRRGVKICYSGDTRPCESVIDLAREADLLIHESTFEAGSEDKAAESGHSTAKEAAEVAESACVRRLILTHLSTRYKRTEVILNAAREIFPETDVADDLMTVEVKADDSGSSA, encoded by the coding sequence ATGGAAGTTACATTTCTGGGTACATCATCAGCTGTCCCCTCAAAGAACAGGAACCACACATCAATAGCACTTCGAATCCCCGGTGAGGTATTCCTGTTTGACTGTGGTGAGGGAACTCAGAGACAGATGGCCCTTGCAGGCATAAGCCCAATGAAGGTTACAAGGATGTTCATAACACATCTACACGGGGACCATATCCTTGGGATACCGGGAATGATACAGTCAATGGGCTTCAGGGGGCGCCAGGAGCCCCTTGAAATATATGGGCCCCCAGGAATCCATGAACTCCACGAATCCATCATGAAGCTGGGCTACTTCACGCTCGATTTTGATATCCATGTGCATGAGGTTAAGGGCGGCACCGTCCTTGAGGAGGAAGACTACCGTATTACCTCGGCACCCGCCTCCCATTCGGTATTCAACCTCGCCTACTGTTTTGAGGAGAAGAAAAGGCCGAGGTTCCTCAGGGAGAAGGCCATTGAACTCGGACTCAAACCGGGTCCTGCCTTTGGAAAGCTGCACAGGGGCATACCCGTGAGGGTTGGTGACAGGATCATAAAACCAGAGGAGGTCCTTGGAAGCCCAAGGCGTGGTGTGAAGATATGCTACTCAGGGGATACCCGTCCCTGTGAGTCTGTTATAGATCTTGCCCGTGAAGCGGACCTTCTGATACATGAATCAACCTTTGAGGCTGGAAGTGAGGATAAGGCGGCTGAAAGTGGGCATTCCACCGCAAAGGAAGCTGCAGAGGTTGCTGAATCTGCCTGCGTCAGGAGACTGATACTCACACATCTCAGCACTCGATACAAGCGGACCGAGGTTATTCTGAATGCTGCGAGGGAGATTTTCCCTGAAACAGATGTGGCAGATGACCTCATGACCGTGGAGGTGAAGGCTGATGATTCCGGTTCCAGCGCCTGA
- a CDS encoding mechanosensitive ion channel family protein translates to MIPVPAPETILIIIVTVMAAVLLVKWASYFLRRSTRKWDLDLTLIQVLNDIIKYSIYIIALSIVLRELGIDVTAITVSLGIAGVSVGFASRDIISNFISGMFILADKSFRVGDTIEVAGQKGKVKRVGFRTTTIKTPDAKIVTVPNSTFSKTAYVNYSAEESRRVELRVNLDYDVDIEKFESEVKDVLMGVPGILKDPEPGLIVLEFTDTGIKAKVTAWVPDPKKVTKYRYVIASHVKKVLEGYSKQDQMQGFE, encoded by the coding sequence ATGATTCCGGTTCCAGCGCCTGAAACCATCCTCATCATAATAGTCACGGTGATGGCCGCTGTTCTCCTTGTTAAGTGGGCCTCCTATTTCCTCAGGAGGTCCACCAGAAAATGGGACCTGGACCTTACACTCATACAGGTCCTCAATGACATAATAAAATACAGCATATACATCATAGCCCTTAGCATAGTCCTGAGGGAACTTGGAATAGACGTAACCGCCATAACCGTGAGTCTGGGTATAGCCGGTGTCTCGGTGGGTTTTGCATCCAGGGACATCATATCCAACTTCATCTCCGGGATGTTCATACTGGCTGATAAGAGTTTCCGGGTTGGTGACACCATCGAGGTTGCGGGGCAGAAGGGTAAGGTTAAAAGGGTGGGTTTCAGGACAACAACAATAAAAACCCCTGACGCCAAAATAGTAACGGTGCCCAACTCAACATTCTCCAAAACAGCCTACGTCAACTACAGTGCAGAGGAAAGTAGGAGGGTTGAACTCAGGGTCAACCTTGACTACGATGTTGATATTGAAAAATTTGAATCTGAGGTTAAGGATGTCCTCATGGGGGTTCCAGGTATACTGAAGGACCCTGAGCCAGGGCTCATTGTCCTTGAATTTACAGATACAGGGATAAAGGCAAAGGTGACGGCCTGGGTCCCTGATCCAAAAAAGGTAACGAAATACCGTTACGTGATTGCGTCTCATGTGAAAAAGGTCCTTGAAGGTTATTCTAAACAGGATCAAATGCAGGGTTTTGAATGA
- a CDS encoding sortase, translated as MRRNSIYAAIICLFFVSVTSGIIIKAFEDYQALERSRVHLENYRNAPRELFDPVPSGPNTVAGSRGPVIGKLIIPSIGVRCWIREDTVNAYESVYHYPESVMPGSAGDCGILGHRTTYSGPFRRIGALRRGDTVIIEDHLSSMRYVYVVTSNGDDIRWDYKVNPVRFAQVGEARLMLITCYPPGKKKAAWITHCKLVRNENI; from the coding sequence ATGAGAAGAAACAGCATCTACGCAGCCATCATATGCCTTTTCTTCGTATCGGTTACCTCAGGCATTATTATAAAGGCCTTTGAGGATTACCAGGCCCTGGAAAGGTCACGGGTTCACCTTGAAAACTACAGGAATGCCCCCAGAGAACTTTTTGACCCTGTCCCCTCAGGTCCAAACACAGTTGCAGGCTCACGCGGACCGGTGATTGGGAAGCTCATAATACCCTCGATAGGCGTCAGGTGCTGGATAAGGGAGGACACCGTGAATGCCTATGAATCGGTCTACCATTACCCTGAAAGTGTCATGCCGGGGTCTGCAGGTGACTGTGGGATCCTGGGGCATAGAACCACCTATTCAGGACCGTTCAGAAGGATAGGTGCCCTCAGGAGAGGGGATACTGTTATAATAGAGGACCATCTCTCCTCAATGCGCTACGTATATGTGGTGACATCCAATGGTGATGATATAAGATGGGACTATAAGGTCAATCCGGTGCGCTTCGCCCAGGTTGGGGAGGCCAGACTCATGCTCATAACGTGTTATCCTCCAGGCAAAAAGAAGGCTGCCTGGATAACACACTGCAAACTTGTGCGTAATGAGAACATCTGA
- a CDS encoding roadblock/LC7 domain-containing protein, with amino-acid sequence MRTSDGGFRILEEIVGEILEGEGVEGVIVTDSSGSILYSRGASSGNLGSMASVMSDASGKLLKRAGQGDYQSAVIEFPGGKMVLLNDDLHLLVLADKRSNLGKLILLARRVMKKLSDPEILRQLDIREESSAAGIKSTIEPEASLSPQSEGSETSPTPQSEGSHVSGIPEGDKINVTIAEQKAEARGREKETVHDISTEVVNEVEVLKKPDIGKPETLEEKIEPMMEGKVKGSQESPAIPEVRPPLSLPELKSIDVPADPEARKETALLIYEHILLAMSIGASKIMGVAPAGGMLRKSLPHDECPITLEGLGVLSNASVDFKKLRENISAAGYSLEEIKRDMEIIITSITENYGRVMGYGAFRGMIRPEFTAIYMAYQDAMDELGITETIHPELRQIWD; translated from the coding sequence ATGAGAACATCTGATGGGGGTTTTAGAATACTTGAAGAGATAGTTGGTGAAATCCTAGAAGGTGAAGGTGTTGAGGGGGTAATCGTAACTGACAGTTCAGGCAGCATCCTCTACAGCAGGGGAGCCTCCAGCGGAAACCTTGGATCCATGGCCAGTGTAATGTCAGATGCTTCAGGTAAACTCCTCAAAAGGGCAGGGCAGGGAGACTACCAGTCTGCCGTTATTGAGTTTCCCGGTGGGAAGATGGTCCTGCTAAACGATGACCTCCATCTCCTTGTGCTTGCCGATAAAAGGTCAAACCTCGGCAAGCTGATCCTACTTGCAAGAAGGGTTATGAAGAAACTTTCAGACCCTGAAATACTCCGCCAGCTGGATATCAGAGAGGAATCATCAGCTGCAGGGATTAAATCAACCATAGAGCCTGAGGCGAGTCTTAGTCCCCAATCTGAAGGTTCTGAAACAAGTCCCACCCCCCAATCTGAAGGTTCCCATGTCAGTGGGATCCCTGAGGGTGACAAGATCAATGTTACGATTGCAGAACAGAAAGCTGAAGCCCGTGGGCGGGAAAAGGAAACCGTGCATGATATCAGTACTGAAGTGGTGAATGAGGTAGAAGTACTCAAAAAACCTGACATTGGAAAGCCAGAGACTCTTGAAGAGAAAATAGAACCCATGATGGAAGGGAAGGTTAAAGGATCCCAGGAGTCACCGGCCATTCCCGAGGTGAGGCCGCCACTATCCCTCCCGGAACTCAAATCCATTGATGTCCCAGCTGACCCCGAAGCCCGGAAGGAAACAGCACTTCTTATCTATGAGCATATCCTCCTTGCGATGTCAATAGGGGCCAGTAAAATCATGGGTGTGGCACCTGCAGGGGGTATGCTCCGCAAATCCCTTCCACACGACGAATGTCCAATAACTCTTGAGGGGCTTGGTGTCCTGAGCAATGCATCAGTTGACTTCAAAAAATTGAGGGAAAATATTTCAGCTGCAGGATACAGCCTTGAGGAGATAAAGAGGGACATGGAAATAATAATCACATCAATAACAGAGAATTACGGGCGTGTTATGGGATATGGTGCATTCCGGGGTATGATAAGGCCCGAGTTTACAGCCATCTACATGGCCTACCAGGATGCCATGGATGAACTTGGGATAACAGAGACCATCCACCCGGAGTTAAGGCAGATCTGGGATTAA